From a region of the Fibrobacter sp. genome:
- a CDS encoding HlyC/CorC family transporter → MLLLSPCMINIYLELIIISSLILLNGFFAMSEIAIISARKPRLQEKAKKGNPGAKIALELANSPTKFLSSIQVGITTIGVLNGAFGGATITRHLQALLLNFKPLAPYSETISLALVVIFISYFTLIFGELVPKRLALREPEEISSIISRPMSLISSITTPFIKLLSFSTDTTLRFLKARTSTTPLITQEEITNAIDMGRKAGLVEPDEQRMITRVFEFGDRQAYSIMTPRTDTVWLDLEDPLEENLKTIRETPHSRFPVVREDPDIIVGIVNAHDLLKSTANLNQVKLEKYLHTPLFIPEHMPLLKVLELFRHHQLHFAVVIDEYGGFSGIITPIDILQAIVGELPADEPQMPTIRKENDKFWIIDGSLPIQEFKVYFNVGEMPEEQRYSTLSGFAMMILGHVPKTGDRFSWNGYHFQITEMSNQKVKKLRMHINIQKS, encoded by the coding sequence TTGCTCCTCCTCTCTCCCTGTATGATCAACATCTACCTTGAACTCATCATCATCTCCTCACTCATCCTCCTCAACGGCTTCTTCGCTATGTCTGAAATCGCCATAATCTCCGCACGTAAACCCAGATTACAAGAAAAAGCAAAAAAAGGGAACCCTGGTGCCAAAATCGCCCTGGAACTGGCTAACTCCCCGACTAAATTCCTCTCCTCCATCCAGGTCGGAATCACCACCATCGGTGTGCTCAATGGAGCCTTCGGAGGCGCTACTATTACCAGGCACCTCCAAGCTCTCCTCCTTAATTTCAAACCTCTTGCCCCCTACTCAGAAACCATCTCCCTTGCCCTGGTCGTGATTTTTATAAGCTACTTCACCCTGATCTTTGGAGAACTGGTCCCAAAACGGCTGGCTTTAAGAGAACCCGAGGAAATCTCTTCCATTATCTCCCGTCCTATGAGCCTTATCTCATCCATCACTACCCCCTTTATCAAACTCCTGAGCTTCTCCACCGACACCACACTTCGATTTCTGAAAGCCCGTACCTCAACCACTCCCCTTATTACTCAGGAGGAAATCACCAATGCCATCGATATGGGAAGGAAGGCCGGGCTGGTTGAGCCTGATGAACAGCGGATGATTACAAGGGTATTTGAATTCGGCGATCGTCAGGCGTACTCAATTATGACACCCCGCACAGACACAGTCTGGCTGGATTTGGAAGATCCTCTTGAGGAAAATCTTAAAACCATAAGAGAGACCCCGCATTCCCGCTTTCCAGTTGTCCGCGAGGATCCGGATATAATTGTAGGAATCGTAAACGCACACGACCTGCTGAAATCTACTGCCAACCTCAACCAGGTCAAACTCGAAAAATACCTGCACACTCCCCTCTTTATACCCGAACACATGCCCCTGTTGAAAGTCCTCGAACTCTTCCGGCATCACCAGCTGCACTTTGCAGTAGTTATTGATGAATATGGAGGGTTCTCAGGGATAATCACCCCCATTGACATCCTTCAGGCCATAGTTGGAGAACTCCCTGCAGATGAACCTCAAATGCCTACAATACGCAAGGAGAATGATAAATTCTGGATAATCGATGGCTCTTTACCTATACAGGAATTCAAAGTTTACTTCAATGTGGGAGAGATGCCTGAAGAACAGCGTTACAGTACTCTTTCCGGTTTCGCTATGATGATTTTAGGGCATGTACCCAAAACCGGAGACCGCTTCTCATGGAACGGATACCATTTCCAGATTACCGAGATGTCAAATCAAAAGGTAAAAAAACTCAGGATGCATATCAATATTCAGAAATCCTGA
- a CDS encoding sigma-54-dependent Fis family transcriptional regulator: protein MIQQEKIRILVVDDEEEIRETLREIFSEDGYDVVVASEESTALDAAGSGVDLALVDIKLGADNGIDLLRKLKQRYPYMPVIMITGFGTVSLAKEAFKIGAHDFLEKPLRLIQVRTSVRNALEGILLRKQLRKNAGGFSSRPVIVSDALKKVYQQASRLAQVKEPVVITGPSGAGKDLVARFLHFEGVRAQGPFLVTNAASLPPTLAEDELFGHERGAFTGADRMREGCFEQANGGTLFLDEIGDMDLNIQAKLLRVLETGEFLRLGGSSRIHVDVRLICATHKNLEEMVDCGKFRKDLWYRISAFVLRVPGLDRRKEDIAPLAEHFLRLMCSDLGIEKRFSPAALNRLGEMTFPGNVRELKHLVARLAVYTDKPEIDICDIPNNQAGRIAQTWADVPVKDEEIIDFRMAKMNFEREYLLRALKVNGGNITATARAIGMAQSNLSRKLKDLGIGNERENGSEN, encoded by the coding sequence ATGATACAGCAGGAGAAGATAAGGATACTTGTAGTCGATGATGAAGAGGAGATCCGGGAGACACTTCGGGAGATCTTTTCAGAGGATGGTTATGATGTTGTGGTTGCCTCGGAGGAGAGTACTGCCCTGGATGCGGCCGGATCGGGAGTCGATCTGGCTCTTGTGGATATCAAACTCGGGGCGGACAACGGAATTGATCTCTTGCGCAAATTAAAACAGCGGTATCCCTATATGCCGGTAATCATGATTACCGGTTTCGGGACAGTATCTCTTGCAAAGGAAGCTTTTAAGATAGGCGCGCATGATTTTCTTGAGAAGCCTCTCAGGCTTATACAGGTAAGGACAAGTGTCCGCAACGCACTCGAGGGAATTCTCCTCAGGAAACAGCTCAGGAAAAATGCCGGAGGTTTTTCCTCAAGGCCGGTAATTGTCTCTGATGCGCTGAAGAAGGTCTACCAGCAGGCATCAAGGCTTGCGCAGGTAAAAGAGCCTGTTGTCATAACCGGCCCGTCCGGAGCAGGAAAAGATCTTGTAGCCCGCTTTCTGCATTTTGAGGGTGTAAGGGCGCAAGGACCGTTTCTGGTTACAAATGCCGCATCACTTCCCCCCACACTTGCGGAGGATGAACTGTTTGGACATGAACGGGGAGCCTTTACAGGTGCAGACAGGATGAGGGAAGGGTGTTTTGAGCAGGCAAACGGAGGGACTCTCTTTCTTGATGAGATCGGGGATATGGATCTCAATATCCAGGCCAAACTTCTGCGTGTACTCGAGACAGGTGAATTCCTGCGTCTCGGTGGTTCATCGAGGATCCATGTTGATGTAAGGTTGATTTGTGCAACTCACAAGAATCTCGAGGAGATGGTGGATTGCGGAAAGTTCCGTAAGGATCTCTGGTACCGAATAAGTGCTTTTGTGCTCAGAGTGCCTGGTCTTGACAGAAGAAAAGAAGATATCGCTCCGCTTGCCGAGCATTTTCTGAGACTTATGTGCAGTGATCTGGGGATTGAGAAACGTTTCAGCCCTGCGGCTCTTAATCGCCTGGGTGAAATGACGTTCCCGGGGAATGTCAGGGAGCTAAAGCATCTGGTGGCTCGTCTGGCTGTCTACACCGATAAACCTGAAATTGACATCTGTGATATTCCGAACAATCAGGCAGGTCGTATTGCGCAAACATGGGCAGATGTTCCGGTAAAGGACGAGGAGATAATCGATTTCAGGATGGCGAAGATGAATTTTGAGCGCGAGTATCTCTTGAGGGCCTTAAAGGTCAATGGTGGAAACATCACTGCTACAGCACGGGCTATAGGGATGGCGCAGTCGAATCTTTCCCGTAAGTTAAAGGATCTTGGAATCGGGAATGAGAGGGAAAATGGCAGTGAAAATTAA